GTCTCCCTCTTCCCCCAGAAACTTCAACCTGGATGGTATCAAATTAAGATATAGGTTGGCAATTTACAACAAAACACATGGGTTGCATGAATTATCTTAGAACCAGATGTCTAACCGGAACAATTTCCCATGCAAAGGCACCACCATCTTGGGCAGCAATACCACGCTCAAAGCTATGAATAGCATAAGCATCCTGTGGCAAATGTGCAGGAACAAGTCACAAAAAATTGTAGGTGTTACTAAAAGCAGATTTAAGATAACGATTATTTTCACAAATGAATTGCAATATGCATGAATAGGGAGGAACTACTGGAAGTTGAAGTGTAAGGTTTCTTCTGAAATTGTTTGCAACACAATATATGGGCACAAAATGATACCTGCTCCTCCCTTGATATTACATGATTATCTGCACATAATTCAGCACAAACACCCATCCCTGTATCACTGTAAACATCCCACAGCCCATCCTTCAGCATTCCATCAACAAGAGAATCATGTCCAAATCGAGATCCCTTCCTGCAATTTTTAGACAATAGAATAAGCACCAGTAAAGTTCTTGCTTCTGAAGCAATTGAGAACTGATTATGAGTTATACTCGTGTCAGTATGGTTGggtaataagactaaaaaattaCTAAGCCTAGTATGCTGTCAAAAAAGTAAGTAAAAGATACACAAGAACATCAATTAGAAACCTACGTCACATTTCCATGGGCATGGATATTAGATACCAAATTCCATATAGGTAGAGTGTCAGATTTGAAAAATCTGAAAATTAGGATTTATGACCCATACCATGGCAGGTTACTaaattttacccaaaaaaaaggaaggggaaaaagagagagagagagcatgaACAGAAACATTTAAAAGCAATGCACTATACGAAATGGTTGTAGGCACCAACATAGTGCATACTCAATGGTAGATCATAGTTACTGGTGattaattgaagaaaattcAGGTATCTATAAGATTCTATGACTCCAATTTTTGATGCCCACTACATGTATAGTTTGTGTTCAATGCATGCTTGGGAGTCTTCAATGAAAGTTCGACATAGGTATATCTCTCATTTGGGAGTGTTTATGAAACACAGTCAGGAGCGCACCTGCATGAATAACTCAAAACCTAGCatcttttgtataaattaatcTTGTAATGCAAAATATACTTTCATTTACCTGCTTGCCTATATATAATGTAAACATATATATCTACATCAAGAACAGATTGAACCCCTTCAACAAAATCTATTACCAAAAGAATCTATTCTATGAGCCAAGAACAGATTGAACTCCTTCAACAAAATCTATTACCAAAAGAATCTATTCTATGAACCTCTTATACTCATACAACAGTAcagaaatcataaaaaatatagtataatttggtttttcaaactccAGCCTTGAGCTGGTTTTACGACTTCATCTAGGCagacagaaaaagaaaacaggCAGGGCTGCTTCCTGTCCCAAACCCCTTGATATTCACTCATCATGGATTTGTTGGTTCTCACTTAATCTTCTAGAGCAAAGAAAGGCTCTcacaaagatgaagaattagATTCCATTCATTAAAAGCAATAGATCTCCACTTAAATAGTTTTACTGTTTTTCAGGAAGATGAACAGGAAATAGATCCTCAATCCAAAAATGAAGATGGGTGTTAAAATTGGATGAGTATCACCCATCAATATCCACCTCTCTTCTGTCATTTAATATTAACATCCCATTTTGAAGcatctaaaaaaaacaaaaaacaatctGTGGGCAAGTcatgatttgaattaataaaaattttaatataattaaccATGAATAAGTGGGGAATATTAACCTTGCTTCTGCTAGGTATTTAGGCACATTAGACATGCTTTCCATACCACCAGACACAACAATATCATTGACACCCAACTGGATACTCTGTGCTGCGAGCATTGTGGCTGCAATTACCAGCATTAAAAGAACCATGATATTACACTTTAGTGTCAGTTTTGGGGAAAGAGGAAAAGATGCTGTTTCTGATGATAGAGTGGCACCTTTCATTCCTGATGCACAAACTTTGTTGATGGTGGTACAGACCACTGAATTAGGTATTCCTGCACCTAATGCAGCTTGTCTAGCAGGAGCCTGTCCTAAATTTGCACTGAGAACATTTCCAAAGAAAACTTCTTGTACAAGTGATGCATCAACATTTGCCCTTTTAAGAGCGGCTACAAGTTGACACAAAACAACATTTAAGAATTCCtgcttttataattaatttgagtCCCAAATTGGATGGGGgcaaatgcctatgaaaatatcaaaaccCATAAATTTTGAAGCAAAAGAGAATAAACCAATGGggataaacaaacaaacaaaaaaaggagGTTGACTGACCTTCAATGGCTATAGATCCAAGCTTGGTAGCTGATAAAGATGAAAGTGTACCCAAAAAGCCACCCATTGGCGTACGTGCAACACCAACAATGCAAACATCTGTTCATAAACCAAGAAAGCTGAGAAACCCAGGAgcaatttggaattttaatttttgatacatGCAAAGCTTGATGACCCTGTATCCTGAAATCATTACATGTTCCTACCAGGGTAACTAGAACATCCATAGAGTAATCATTAGCTCAATAACGTTTGTATAACTCATATGAAAcaagaaggaaaggaaattaCTGAATATAAAGCTCTGGAATAGACTCAGTAAAGTCACTACAATTTACATCACTGGAActttacttgttttaaattaaGATGGACAAATTGAAATCTTGAGATACAAACATAAACGGCTTCAAGTTGTGCCACACAAGCATACGTAACACAGAAAAATACAAAGCCCTGCTGCAAATTTTGGCTTGACAAAAAACTAGAGACAGCATTGTTCAAACTACAGCATATTTCTTCCAAAGAACTTTAACACTTTGGACataacaaattaaagaaaactgaAGAAAACTGCAACTATATGAAAAGTCTATAACAACTATTACAAATGATGCACCTATCCCATATTAGCACCATCTAAGCTTTGCATGAATTTTTGGATTTGTAAAATAGGCAAAAATAAAACACCTCTAGGATTTATTGAAGCTGCTGCTGCCGGAGCCATCCTACAAAAATGGGGATCTGCAGCATTGTAAAAAGGCAAAATTAGGTTTGagttgatataaaataaaaaaaggcagTACCTAATACATACAGAGCATGCTCAAGAAGTGACCCACACAAAAAGGTCAAAATATTGCTTTTCTTTCAGTTCATAACAAAACCATGAGCTCCTTGACATCAAATTCAAATAGTAACCTTACCTAATTTcagtcaaataaaaaaataaatgaattgttagGCAACTAAGCGTTTTTTGTGTTCTCTCCTTCTTTTGGACgtctttttttttgtgttctctcaCTCTTTGCAATAAGCAAACATAGAAGAGTCTCTGACTATGAAATCAACAACAACATGACCACACACATGCCTGTGGGTACAAACAGAAATGAAGGATAAAGCTGGAAGCAGAAGGATCAAACAAAAGATATGCACTAGGGGAAACGGCAAAGCTAACTCTTTGACATAACTAAAAGCTTTCAATCATATATACTACAAGCTTTTCCTAGTTGTGGTCCAAAATTTCTAATTGATGATTTAAACAAACAATTAACAAGCCAGTAAATATAACCGCCCCAGGTCCTGGATATAGATGCCGGAATTACACTAACTTTCAAAAACCGATCAAACACACTCCGTTCGGCTGCAGAggaaatcaaaagaaaagaagaaataacTTCACATCTCAGATTTTCAACGTTTCAACTGAGCCTAATACAACTAGAAGTCGAGTGAGCTAAGCAATAATTTTCTCGGACCAACAAAAcacaaaagataaaattaaaaaattttctcctcccagttttctcagcaaccaaagattaaagaaaaaacaaaagctaGATCTAACGTGACTAGGTAATCACACATACAACGAACACTCAATCATCACTTTTCCGTCCATCGCTACTGATAATTACAGATCCAATCGATACGAATAGCGTATTAGATCTCAACAACACCAAATCATTGCGAGAACGAAATTACACTAATCGGAAGTCAAAGAGTGAGATTGTGTGAGGAAACTTTGAGAGAATCGCCGAGAAAATGAGACGGAAACAGAGAGAAAATTTACCTCTTCCTACGCTACTGCGAGATGAAAGAGAAATGTCAAGGAAAGGAGATAGTCAGCACAGCAGAAAACCGAAGTGTGATTCACGAAATATATAGCCGCGCAGAGTGTTAAATTGCCGAAAAGCCCCTCACTCCAACTTGATTTACTGGGACCTCCTTCCCATTtctcttattcttattttatttcaaacttagaaggaataaaaatgtgaatatttttattaatttcttaattgTATAATTTCtcgaaaaaataatatttaaaaatcgttcacatatatttagttattttcatgaacaaattttttattaaaaatataatataaaaaataataatatttaaataaaaaatacaacttttcttacaattttcatacatataaaaaataatattatttaaaattttatatataaaaattaaatattttttatagtataataagtctaaaaccaaaatcataatgttttccttttttttagaaaaaaaaaatttggataaCCAAACGTAATCATGTCAAAcaaaatttgagattaaaaaaaaaaagaaatagaacgaAAGAGATAACGTTATTGAGAAAATTGAGATGAAATTAGGGATGATTATTGGATAAGTTCAAGATGGATCATTCCCATACAAATCATATAccgtttatttaaaataattctcatttttgtccaattttaaaaattaaatgagatagGATGGGCCAGGACATGTATGAGAAATTCTCATACCCATCCCGCATAtttaacttcttttattttaaagttacttttacatttttttaattacattaaaataaatatattttataaataattaaattattatatttttatgacttattttatttaaaatattttattattatctatatattaataataataaaataaaagttaaattaaaataattttaaaaattaattttatatataatcgagtAGGGCAGGGTAATGCCCAAACTCgtcttaagttttaaaaaaatcttcaaaccaTTCCAAACCTTGGTTAAAATTGAAACTCGTCTCATTCAAAATAGAACGGGTACCAAAAAATACCCACCCTATTACTATCTCTTTATCAAATCAGTAATGAGTTTGTGTACTAGTGGGTTGGGAAGTCAAATAGAGAGTGTGAAATGAGAGGGTATAAATGTACTATACTTCTTGCAAAATATCAGTCAACTTAGGACAGCTAACCATCTTGTGTGCGGGAGGTGGGCACCCACTAGATGCTGTCACATGACCATTTTTCCAATGTCCCATTTCTCAAAAGTTGGCCAAATGCTTGAAACCCAAATGCCAAAATTGGTCAGCATTTGCCTCCTCTCTTCCCATTCCCACAAAACAAGCGATGAAGGTGATTCCCATTCATGGACTCTTCCCTTTGCCTTCTCCACTTTAAAATTGATTGTTGGTCCAATAAATGGTGCGAGAGTTCATCATCATGAATCAGGTTATTCAATAACGTCGATTATTcaataaatgattatttaaataaggttattcaacaaattcatttattttttggatctAACTTGTGATGTTTCATATTGGATATGAGAGAATGTTCCtgacactatatatgtataaactCCTTTTAACCAAgtaaacgtgttttaaagtcgtgaggacCCCTTTGGGTcaaaagcg
The window above is part of the Vitis riparia cultivar Riparia Gloire de Montpellier isolate 1030 chromosome 12, EGFV_Vit.rip_1.0, whole genome shotgun sequence genome. Proteins encoded here:
- the LOC117927036 gene encoding acetyl-CoA acetyltransferase, cytosolic 1 — encoded protein: MAPAAAASINPRDVCIVGVARTPMGGFLGTLSSLSATKLGSIAIEAALKRANVDASLVQEVFFGNVLSANLGQAPARQAALGAGIPNSVVCTTINKVCASGMKATMLAAQSIQLGVNDIVVSGGMESMSNVPKYLAEARKGSRFGHDSLVDGMLKDGLWDVYSDTGMGVCAELCADNHVISREEQDAYAIHSFERGIAAQDGGAFAWEIVPVEVSGGRGRPSTIVDKDEGLGKFDPVKLKKLRPSFKENGGSVTAGNASSISDGAAALVLVSGEKALQLGLSVIAKIAGYADAAQAPELFTTAPALAIPKAISNAGLEASQIDYYEINEAFAVVALANQKLLGLSPEKVNVHGGAVSLGHPLGCSGARILVTLLGALRQKDGKYGVGGVCNGGGGASALVVELV